In Nostoc sp. CENA543, the following are encoded in one genomic region:
- a CDS encoding plasmid partition protein ParG yields the protein MEDKKKPGRPSTNKDDSVYVRARVPREVHKSFKLACTEDDLVMEDVIRDLIKDWLTKRGKKNSA from the coding sequence ATGGAGGATAAGAAAAAACCAGGAAGACCATCAACCAATAAAGATGATTCTGTTTATGTCCGTGCCAGAGTGCCACGAGAAGTTCACAAATCTTTTAAACTTGCTTGCACGGAAGATGATTTAGTCATGGAAGATGTCATCAGGGATTTGATTAAAGACTGGCTTACAAAAAGAGGCAAGAAAAATTCCGCTTAG